The Amycolatopsis japonica nucleotide sequence AGCTCGCCGGCCGGGCCGCGGGAACGGAGTAGCGCGGTGCAGATCGACCACTACGTCAGCCAGCTGCTGGACGTGCTTTCCACGCGGCCGGACGAGATCGCGTTGCGTCACGGCGACGAGGCGCTGACTTCGGCGGAACTCGCGGCGGCCATCACCGGTGCCGCCGCCGCGCTGCGCGACCGCGGGACCGGCGAGGGCGGGGTGGTGGCCCTGCTGACCGTGGGGAACAGCCCGGCGACGCTGATCGGCCGGTACGCCGCCAATCTGATCGGTGCCACCGTGGTGCACCTGCGCGGTATCAACGCCGCCGATCCGCTCGACGAACTCCCGATCGCCACGCAGGTCGAGATCGTCGACGACACCGGTACCACCGTCCTGCTCACCGACGCGGCGAACCTCGACCGGGCCAGGAAGATCCGCGACGCCATGGCGGAACCGGCGGCGCTGGCGGCTTTCGGGGACTTCGGTGACGACGTCGCCGACATCACCGGGACCGCTGGCGAGGTCGAGCCGCGAGCCGAGGGCACCGCGGTGCTGACCTACACCAGCGGGACCACCGGCAGGCCCAAGGGCATCGGCCGCGGGTTCGGCGGGCTGGGCGCGGTGGTCACCAAGGCCCGGCACATGACCGAACGCTGCACGATGCTGGTCACCACGCCGCTCAGCCATTCCGTTTCGTCCACAGTGGACGACGCGGTCGCGTCCGGCGGGATGATCGTCCTGCACGAGGGATTCGACGCCGGCGCCGTGCTCGAAGCCGTGGAACGCCACCGGGTCAACCGGGTCTACCTGGCCACCCCGCAGCTCTACGACCTGCTCGACCATCCGGCACTGGGCACCACGGACCATTCCAGCTTGCGCGAGCTCTACTACGGCGGGAGCCCGGCCTCCCCGGTGCGGCTCTCCCGGGCGGCGGAGGTGTTCGGCGCGAAGCTGATCCAGATCTACGGCACCACCGAAAGCTGGGTGATCGCCGCGCTTTCGCCGGAAGAGCACCTGAAACCGGAGCTGCTCACCACGGTCGGCAAGGCGGTCCCGTTCGTCCAGGTCGGCATCCGCGACCCGCACGTGCGGCACGAGCTGCCCGCCGGGAAGACCGGGGAGATCTGCGTCCGGTCGCCGATGATGATGGACGGCTACTGGAAGCGGCCCGACCTAACCTCGCGGGTCCTCATCGACGGCTGGCTGCACACCGGCGACGTCGGCTATCTCGACGAGAACGGCTACCTGTACCTGGTCGACCGGCTCGCCGACATGATCAAGACCAACGGCATCAAGGTGTACCCGGCCGAGGTCGAGAACGCGCTGCTGGCCCATCCGGATGTCGCGCAGGCCGCGGTGTTCGGGGTCGCCGACGAGGACAACGTCGAGTACATGCACGCGATCGCGGTGCCGCGCCGGGGCAGGGACGTGGATCCCGCCGACCTGGCCGCGCAGGTCGCGCGGGTGCTGTCCCCGAGCCACGTACCGGCGGAGATCCGGCTCCGCGCCGAGCTTCCGCTGACCGACGCGGGGAAGCCGGACAAGCTCCGCCTCCGCGAGGAGGCGAAACCCGCCACCAAGTCCAGCCACGCCAAGCCAGAGAGCGAGTTGACGTCATGACCACCTATCTGGAGTCCTTCCAGCGCACCCTGCAGGGCGAAGTGCTGCAGAAACGCGACTTCCTGGAGATCGGGCGGCAGGCGGGCCGGTTCCCTGCGGCCAGCCGGTACGAGGAGGCCGAAGCGGTCGCCGAGATCAACGTCTGGTGCAGCAACGACTACCTCGGCATGGGCCAGCATCCGGACGTGCTATCCGCGATGAAGGAGGCCGTCGAGCGGTTCGGCGCCGGGGCGGGCGGTTCGCGCAACATCGCGGGCACCAACCACTACCACGTGGCGCTGGAACGCGAACTGGCCGAACTGCACGGCAAGGAGGACGCGCTGCTGTTCACCTCCGGCTACACCGCCAACGACGGTTCGCTGACCGTGCTGGCGGGCCGCCCCGAGGACTGCATCGTGTTCTCCGACGAGAAGAACCACGCCTCCATCATCGACGGGCTGCGGCACAGCGGCGCGGAGAAGAAGATCTTCCGCCACAACGACGTCGCGCATCTGGCCGAGCTGCTCGCCGCCGCCCCGGCCGACCGGCCGAAGATGATCGTGTTCGAATCGGTCTACTCGATGAACGGCGACGTCGCGCCGCTGGCGGAATTCGCCGCGCTGGCGAAGCAGTACGACGCCATGACCTATGTGGACGAAGTGCACGCCGTCGGGATGTACGGCCCCGAAGGTGCCGGGATCGCCGCGCGCGAGGGGATCGCCGACGAATTCACCGTCGTGATGGGCACGCTGGCCAAGGGCTTC carries:
- the hemA gene encoding 5-aminolevulinate synthase, whose protein sequence is MTTYLESFQRTLQGEVLQKRDFLEIGRQAGRFPAASRYEEAEAVAEINVWCSNDYLGMGQHPDVLSAMKEAVERFGAGAGGSRNIAGTNHYHVALERELAELHGKEDALLFTSGYTANDGSLTVLAGRPEDCIVFSDEKNHASIIDGLRHSGAEKKIFRHNDVAHLAELLAAAPADRPKMIVFESVYSMNGDVAPLAEFAALAKQYDAMTYVDEVHAVGMYGPEGAGIAAREGIADEFTVVMGTLAKGFGTTGGYIAGPAALIDAVRTHSRSFIFTTALPPAVAAGALAAVRHLRSSEREREILADNAQLLHKLLAERGIPFLSDESHIVSILVGDDALCKKVHELLLQRHGIYIQSINAPSVPFGQEILRTAPSAVHTGSDVQKMVEALDQIWLDLGLPRG
- a CDS encoding AMP-binding protein, giving the protein MQIDHYVSQLLDVLSTRPDEIALRHGDEALTSAELAAAITGAAAALRDRGTGEGGVVALLTVGNSPATLIGRYAANLIGATVVHLRGINAADPLDELPIATQVEIVDDTGTTVLLTDAANLDRARKIRDAMAEPAALAAFGDFGDDVADITGTAGEVEPRAEGTAVLTYTSGTTGRPKGIGRGFGGLGAVVTKARHMTERCTMLVTTPLSHSVSSTVDDAVASGGMIVLHEGFDAGAVLEAVERHRVNRVYLATPQLYDLLDHPALGTTDHSSLRELYYGGSPASPVRLSRAAEVFGAKLIQIYGTTESWVIAALSPEEHLKPELLTTVGKAVPFVQVGIRDPHVRHELPAGKTGEICVRSPMMMDGYWKRPDLTSRVLIDGWLHTGDVGYLDENGYLYLVDRLADMIKTNGIKVYPAEVENALLAHPDVAQAAVFGVADEDNVEYMHAIAVPRRGRDVDPADLAAQVARVLSPSHVPAEIRLRAELPLTDAGKPDKLRLREEAKPATKSSHAKPESELTS